One Aegilops tauschii subsp. strangulata cultivar AL8/78 chromosome 7, Aet v6.0, whole genome shotgun sequence genomic window carries:
- the LOC109771734 gene encoding pentatricopeptide repeat-containing protein At4g16835, mitochondrial: MIGRRLRLGVGARYLTTAAVRRGDLAGAAEAFASAPRKTTADYNRLLAGYARAPGGRLADACHLFDRIPHPDVVSYNTLLSCHFAGGDVRGARELFSAMPDRDVASWNTMVSGLSRNGAVGEARALFLAMPARNSVSWNAMVSGFASAGDMGMAEECFRDAPDKEDAFLWTAMVSGYMDAGDVDKATEFFQGMPVRNLVSWNAMVAGYVKNSRAGDALRVFKTIVRDADVRPNESTLSSVLLGCSNLSALGFGRQVHQWCIKLPLSRRITVGTSLVSMYCKCGDLEGACKLFSEMRTRDVVAWNAMISGYAQHGHGQEAISLFEKMRAQGVKPNWITFVAVLTACIHTGLCDFGIQCFETMQEIYGVEPRADHYSCMVDLLCRAGLLERAVCLIRSMPFEPHPSAYGTLLAACRVYKNSEFAEFAAGKLIQQNPHSAGAYVQLANIYAAANQWADVSRVRRWMKDNAVVKTPGYSWVEIKGVIHEFRSNDRLHPQLRLIHERLDRLEERMKAMGYVPDLDFVLHDVDESLKVQMLMRHSEKLAIAFGLISTAPGLTLRIFKNLRVCGDCHNAAKLISKIEDREIILRDTTRFHHFKGGHCSCGDYW; encoded by the coding sequence ATGATCGGGCGCCGACTTCGTCTCGGTGTCGGTGCCCGCTACCTCACCACGGCAGCCGTCCGGCGTGGGGACCTCGCCGGCGCCGCGGAGGCCTTCGCGTCCGCGCCCCGCAAGACCACGGCCGACTACAACCGCCTCCTCGCGGGCTACGCGAGGGCGCCCGGCGGCCGCCTCGCGGACGCGTGCCACCTGTTCGACCGAATCCCGCACCCTGACGTCGTCTCCTACAACACGCTCCTGTCCTGCCACTTCGCCGGCGGCGACGTCCGCGGCGCCCGGGAGCTCTTCTCCGCGATGCCGGACAGGGACGTCGCGTCCTGGAACACCATGGTGTCCGGGCTGTCCAGGAACGGGGCCGTGGGGGAGGCCAGGGCCTTGTTCCTGGCCATGCCTGCGAGGAACTCCGTCTCCTGGAACGCCATGGTTTCCGGGTTTGCCTCCGCTGGAGACATGGGCATGGCCGAGGAGTGCTTTAGGGACGCGCCCGACAAGGAGGACGCTTTTCTTTGGACAGCCATGGTGTCAGGGTACATGGATGCTGGCGATGTGGACAAGGCAACGGAGTTCTTCCAGGGAATGCCTGTGAGGAACTTGGTTTCCTGGAACGCCATGGTTGCTGGCTATGTCAAAAATTCACGCGCAGGTGATGCTTTGAGGGTGTTCAAGACGATAGTCAGGGATGCCGATGTTCGGCCAAACGAGTCGACATTAAGTAGCGTGCTCCTTGGATGCAGCAACCTGTCTGCGCTGGGATTTGGGAGGCAGGTACATCAGTGGTGCATCAAGCTGCCGCTGAGTCGGAGAATAACTGTTGGCACGTCGCTCGTGAGCATGTACTGCAAGTGCGGCGACTTGGAGGGCGCGTGCAAGCTGTTCAGTGAGATGCGTACAAGGGATGTGGTTGCATGGAATGCAATGATTTCAGGCTATGCACAGCATGGCCACGGGCAGGAAGCTATCAGCCTGTTTGAAAAGATGAGGGCTCAAGGTGTTAAGCCTAACTGGATTACTTTTGTGGCAGTATTAACTGCTTGCATCCACACTGGACTTTGTGATTTTGGAATACAGTGTTTTGAGACAATGCAGGAAATCTACGGAGTCGAGCCACGGGCTGATCATTACTCTTGCATGGTGGATCTTCTGTGCCGAGCCGGTTTGCTTGAAAGAGCTGTGTGCTTGATTCGCTCTATGCCTTTTGAGCCACATCCTTCTGCCTATGGCACTCTGTTGGCTGCTTGTAGAGTTTATAAGAACTCGGAGTTTGCTGAATTTGCTGCTGGAAAGCTGATCCAACAGAACCCACACAGCGCAGGCGCCTATGTACAGTTGGCAAATATTTATGCTGCGGCGAATCAGTGGGCCGACGTCTCCAGAGTAAGGAGGTGGATGAAGGATAATGCGGTTGTCAAAACACCTGGGTATAGCTGGGTTGAGATAAAGGGTGTGATTCATGAGTTCAGATCAAATGACAGATTGCATCCTCAGCTTCGTTTGATTCATGAAAGATTGGACCGGTTGGAGGAGCGGATGAAGGCAATGGGTTATGTTCCAGATCTTGATTTTGTACTGCATGATGTAGACGAGAGTCTTAAGGTGCAGATGCTAATGAGGCACAGTGAGAAGCTCGCTATTGCTTTTGGCCTCATTAGTACTGCACCTGGGTTAACCTTGAGGATATTCAAGAATCTCAGGGTCTGTGGAGATTGCCATAATGCTGCGAAGCTCATCTCCAAGATCGAGGATCGAGAAATCATCCTGAGGGATACAACACGTTTCCATCACTTTAAAGGTGGGCATTGTTCATGTGGGGATTACTGGTGA